A stretch of the Papaver somniferum cultivar HN1 chromosome 6, ASM357369v1, whole genome shotgun sequence genome encodes the following:
- the LOC113289289 gene encoding protein DA1-related 1-like — translation MGWLNKIFKGSSHKISEGQYQGKHEEEEVWNEPATNSADAWSEFETEDIDRAIALSLLEEEEKGKNVVETVSHLEEDEQLARALQESMNLGSPPPAPRSGNSGNVPNGNTYHQPIPFPFLTGFRICAGCNTEIGHGRFLSCMGAVWHPECFRCHACNQPISDYEFSMSGNYPYHKACYKEHYHPKCDVCKTFIPTNAAGLIEYRAHPFWIQKYCPAHEHDGTPRCCSCERMEPRDIKYISLDDGRRLCLECLDSSIMDTNECQPLYLDIKEFYEGLNMKVEQQVPLLLVERSALNEAMEGEKSGHHHMPETRGLCLSEEQTVSTILRRPKIGAGKILDMITEPYRLTRRCEVTAILILYGLPRLLTGSILAHELMHAWLRLQGYRTLSPEVEEGICQVLAHMWLESEIISGSGSNVASTSSSSSSSATLPKKGNRSPFEKKLGDFFKHQIESDTSPAYGDGFRMGNSAVLKYGLRRTLDHMKLTGTFPY, via the exons ATGGGTTGGCTGAACAAAATTTTTAAAGGTTCCAGCCACAAAATATCTGAAGGGCAATATCAAGGGAAACATGAGGAGGAGGAAGTTTGGAATGAGCCTGCTACTAATTCAGCG GATGCGTGGTCTGAGTTTGAGACTGAAGATATTGATCGAGCCATTGCACTTTcccttttagaagaagaagagaaagggaAAAATGTGGTTG AAACTGTGTCTCATTTGGAGGAAGATGAACAACTTGCTCGGGCTCTTCAAGAAAGTATGAACTTGGGATCTCCTCCTCCAGCTCCCCGTAGTGGAAATAGTGGAAATGTGCCAAATGGCAATACATATCATCAACCCATACCATTCCCCTTTTTAACAGGATTCAG GATTTGTGCTGGGTGTAATACTGAGATTGGTCATGGACGGTTTTTGAGTTGCATGGGTGCAGTTTGGCATCCTGAATGTTTTCGTTGCCACGCCTGCAATCAGCCAATTTCTGATTACGAG TTCTCAATGTCTGGGAATTACCCTTATCATAAAGCTTGCTATAAGGAGCATTATCACCCGAAGTGTGATGTCTGCAAGACCTTT ATTCCAACAAATGCTGCTGGTCTTATTGAATATAGAGCCCATCCATTCTGGATTCAGAAGTACTGTCCCGCCCATGAGCATGATGGGACTCCAAGGTGTTGCAGCTGTGAACGAATGGAA CCAAGAGACATAAAATACATCTCCTTGGATGATGGTCGGAGGCTCTGTTTGGAGTGTTTGGATTCTTCAATCATGGATACTAATGAATGCCAACCTCTTTACCTTGATATCAAGGAGTTTTATGAAGGCTTAAATATGAAAGTCGAGCAACAGGTCCCTTTACTCTTGGTTGAGAGATCAGCTTTAAATGAGGCCATGGAGGGTGAAAAGAGT GGCCACCATCACATGCCTGAGACAAGAGGGCTCTGTCTATCAGAAGAACAAACAGTCAGCACT ATTCTAAGGAGACCGAAAATAGGAGCTGGAAAAATCCTTGACATGATAACAGAACCATATAGGCTGACCCGCCGGTGTGAGGTCACGGCCATTCTCATATTGTATGGGCTCCCAAG GTTGCTGACTGGGTCGATTCTAGCTCATGAATTGATGCATGCATGGTTGCGCCTTCAAG GTTATCGTACACTTAGTCCTGAGGTTGAAGAAGGTATCTGCCAAGTTCTTGCTCACATGTGGCTCGAATCAGAAATCATATCAGGCTCTGGTAGCAATGTAGCATCAACTtcgtcttcctcttcttcttctgcgaCATTACCAAAGAAGGGAAACAGATCTCCATTTGAGAAGAAACTCGGGGACTTTTTCAAACACCAGATTGAATCTGATACATCACCGGCATATGGAGATGGTTTCAGAATGGGTAACAGTGCAGTACTCAAGTACGGATTGCGCCGGACCTTGGATCATATGAAATTGACTGGGACATTTCCATATTGA
- the LOC113289287 gene encoding pentatricopeptide repeat-containing protein At5g66631-like codes for MIFKRIFLAATTTSSRHFCTNNAFPNRVSHYLQRAKLIDSIRLALRSPSPTPALLRPLLSDPKLDSFVVTHSLRSAPSPDSALSLAETLNSIPSFSHTQSTLQAVTKILAKSKRISELQKLIDAINDGAYGDIGGVRFMDQLRLNAVAGDLDSALRVWNDYKLVLSKSKKHPCVESYNLLMSLYKKNGLDLKAVEMFRKMISQGINPNTRTYTVVIDQLVSSGKLEAALEVFDILPRMRIKRTLKQYLILSEGFTKTEQFEVIKWLLKEMKNDGILPGHAMRMSLNCMREAGFLEETEEFVKELVPDERIGNVEFFVDNSDDDDEDGVEDEIDVENDGSVDGVRLKPWLDPSALASALSDWNPNEVSALEDAKFVWTTRLVCKLLRSFKKADTAWKFFWWVADQPGEFTHDVYTISRLIAILARHGHVDLVNGLLFKVKQEGMRLSFSTVRLMIDFYGISKKSNAALQVLADIESLTGPVSKFNLMLLYSSLFRTFIKCKRGLEAMGLLEEMISSGILPDIQTFTGLIQHFALEGDLRTVQKLFGMARQSGLDPDTDMFRIVILACCKNGAATLALRVFEDMMSINLILDGATKALLVKSLWKEGKRREAAIVQEKKEKTNDIHQLEGHVWTVSAADLTRLYDIYSSAFTTNGNQTSRRTCEAPLDFSLEVDAKL; via the exons ATGATTTTCAAGCGCATCTTCCTCGCAGCAACGACAACCTCGTCTCGCCATTTTTGTACCAACAATGCATTTCCCAACAGGGTATCCCATTACCTGCAACGAGCTAAACTTATTGATTCCATTAGACTCGCATTACGATCCCCTTCACCAACTCCAGCTCTTCTTCGTCCACTCTTAAGCGATCCAAAACTTGATTCATTCGTTGTAACTCACTCCCTTCGTTCTGCTCCTTCACCAGATTCTGCACTCTctcttgctgaaaccctaaattccatTCCCAGTTTCTCACATACACAAAGCACTCTTCAGGCAGTCACTAAAATCCTCGCCAAATCAAAACGGATTTCTGAACTGCAGAAGCTTATTGACGCCATTAATGATGGAGCATATGGAGATATTGGTGGAGTTAGGTTTATGGATCAACTTCGATTGAACGCCGTTGCTGGTGATCTTGACTCAGCTCTTCGAGTCTGGAATGATTACAAACTCGTCCTCTCAAAGTCGAAGAAACATCCTTGTGTTGAGTCGTATAATTTACTTATGAGTCTTTATAAGAAAAATGGTTTGGATTTGAAAGCTGTGGAGATGTTCCGAAAGATGATTAGTCAAGGTATAAACCCTAATACAAGAACTTATACTGTTGTAATAGACCAGCTTGTGAGTTCTGGGAAATTAGAAGCTGCATTGGAGGTGTTTGATATATTGCCTCGTATGAGAATTAAACGTACTTTGAAGCAATATTTGATTTTGAGTGAAGGGTTCACAAAAACTGAACAATTCGAGGTTATTAAGTGGTTGCTTAAGGAGATGAAAAATGATGGAATTTTGCCTGGTCATGCTATGAGAATGTCATTGAATTGTATGCGTGAAGCTGGGTTTTTGGAGGAGACAGAGGAGTTTGTTAAGGAATTGGTACCCGATGAGAGAATTGGAAATGTTGAGTTTTTCGTAGATAATAGtgatgatgacgatgaagatGGGGTTGAGGATGAAATTGATGTGGAGAATGATGGAAGTGTGGATGGGGTGAGATTGAAGCCGTGGTTGGATCCGAGTGCTTTGGCAAGTGCGTTGAGTGATTGGAATCCCAATGAGGTGTCTGCGTTGGAAGATGCCAAATTCGTGTGGACGACGAGGTTAGTTTGTAAGCTTCTTAGGAGTTTTAAGAAAGCAGATACAGCATGGAAATTCTTCTGGTGGGTTGCTGACCAGCCAGGTGAATTCACTCATGATGTCTACACCATATCAAGGCTGATTGCCATTTTAGCACGCCATGGGCATGTTGATTTGGTTAACGGACTCTTATTCAAGGTCAAGCAAGAAGGAATGCGTCTGTCCTTTAGCACTGTGAGATTAATGATCGACTTCTATGGCATTTCGAAGAAATCTAATGCTGCTTTACAGGTTTTAGCTGATATTGAATCGCTGACTGGCCCAGTTTCAAAATTCAATCTAATGTTGCTGTATTCATCTTTGTTTAGGACGTTCATTAAGTGTAAAAGGGGTTTGGAGGCCATGGGTTTACTCGAAGAGATGATTTCATCGGGGATTCTGCCAGATATCCAGACTTTTACTGGATTGATCCAGCACTTCGCGTTAGAAGGGGATTTGAGAACGGTTCAGAAGCTTTTTGGGATGGCAAGACAGAGTGGATTAGACCCAGATACTGACATGTTTAGAATTGTTATCCTTGCTTGCTGTAAGAACGGGGCAGCAACTTTGGCATTGAGAGTTTTTGAAGACATGATGAGCATCAATTTAATTCTTGATGGTGCAACGAAGGCCTTACTTGTGAAAAGTCTTTGGAAAGAAGGAAAGCGGAGAGAGGCTGCTATTGTACAAGAGAAAAAGGAGAAAACTAATGATATCCATCAGCTAGAAGGGCATGTTTGGACTGTGAGTGCGGCTGATTTAACCAGATTATACGATATATATTCCAGTGCTTTTACAACCAATGGCAATCAGACTTCTCGGCGGACTTGTGAAGCACCG TTAGACTTTTCACTAGAAGTTGATGCAAAGCTATAG
- the LOC113289288 gene encoding lysM domain receptor-like kinase 4 has translation MGLLQSFICLNIIFLVTCSSSQIHAQQPYDGNAAGDCTKTDNSTSVLGYTCNGQNPSCQAYFIFRSIPPYNTVSSISHLLASEPSQLSQINSVAETATFQTNKEVIVPINCSCSGEYYQVNSSYSIQELDTYFSIANSTYQALSTCQALEDQNSVPATSLLPGNRITVPLKCACPTKKQTAEGVKYLLTYTIIPGDDVPTISEKFGVDPSRTREANELSEDATIYFSSPLLLPLQIPPSSSQTTAPPPTPPISSLPPPASSVPPSNKKNKTWVYIVIGVAAATVLALVAFIVVFCVCKSNNTRRSKYNYQNNITESFDGYEKPQQKTSEEESTEFLKSISDIAHVLKIYNIKELKSATENFNPNWQIKGKVYRGIISGNLAAIKKMNGDVTKELNVLKKINHFNLITLSGVCFDEGHWYLVYEYAVNGSLDNWIFYSTQTQTLSWTQRVQIALDVAKGLNYLHSYTNPSHVHKDIKSSNILLDGDFRAKIANFGLARSAEGYESEFALTRHIVGTKGYMAPEYLDNGVVSPKLDVYSFGVVLLEMISGKEAVSESAKDLLSSKTLDILAKENPGEKLKDLIDPSLHENYPLDLALAVAKLAESCLQRNPDGRPSMDDIVHSLARFLDVSLSWEISTGNSESYSFASTSSEKSNWKRDS, from the coding sequence ATGGGTCTGCTGCAGTCATTCATCTGTCTGAACATAATCTTTCTGGTTACTTGTTCGTCTTCTCAAATTCATGCCCAGCAACCTTATGATGGAAACGCAGCCGGTGATTGTACTAAAACAGATAATTCAACTTCTGTTCTTGGGTATACCTGCAACGGTCAAAACCCGAGTTGCCAAGCTTACTTTATATTCAGGTCAATACCACCATACAACACTGTTTCTTCCATTTCTCATCTTTTGGCTTCTGAACCCTCGCAGCTTTCTCAAATTAATTCAGTTGCAGAGACTGCAACCTTTCAGACGAACAAGGAGGTAATTGTTCCAATCAACTGTTCTTGTTCAGGTGAGTATTACCAAGTAAACTCATCTTACAGTATCCAGGAACTAGATACTTACTTTTCAATTGCAAATAGTACATATCAAGCTCTGTCAACCTGCCAAGCTCTTGAGGATCAAAACAGTGTTCCGGCTACATCATTATTGCCTGGGAATAGGATCACAGTGCCTCTTAAGTGTGCCTGTCCAACGAAAAAACAAACGGCTGAAGGTGTGAAATACTTATTGACTTACACAATCATTCCGGGTGATGATGTTCCGACTATAAGTGAAAAGTTTGGTGTGGATCCCAGCAGAACACGTGAAGCTAATGAGCTTTCTGAAGACGCTACAATTTATTTCTCTAGCCCACTTCTTCTTCCTCTGCAGATTCCACCTTCAAGTTCTCAGACCacagcaccaccaccaacaccaccaattTCCTCTCTCCCCCCACCTGCTTCTTCTGTTCCCCCATCAAATAAAAAGAACAAAACGTGGGTATATATTGTCATAGGGGTTGCTGCAGCAACTGTTCTGGCGCTGGTTGCATTCATCGTTGTTTTCTGTGTGTGCAAATCTAATAATACTAGAAGGAGCAAATATAATTATCAAAATAACATCACTGAAAGCTTTGATGGCTACGAGAAACCACAACAAAAAACTTCAGAGGAAGAATCGACGGAGTTTCTGAAAAGTATATCTGATATTGCACACGTCCTGAAAATATACAACATCAAAGAATTGAAATCCGCCACAGAAAATTTCAACCCCAATTGGCAGATAAAAGGTAAAGTTTATCGAGGTATCATAAGTGGGAACTTGGCGGCAATTAAGAAGATGAATGGAGATGTAACAAAGGAATTAAATGTACTCAAGAAAATCAACCATTTCAATCTGATCACACTTTCAGGAGTTTGTTTCGATGAGGGTCATTGGTATCTTGTTTATGAATATGCCGTGAATGGATCTCTGGATAATTGGATATTTTACAGCACACAGACACAGACTTTGAGCTGGACACAAAGAGTACAGATTGCTTTAGATGTGGCTAAAGGCCTTAATTACCTGCATAGCTACACCAATCCCTCCCATGTTCACAAGGATATAAAGAGCAGCAACATTCTTCTTGATGGTGATTTTAGGGCTAAAATTGCAAACTTTGGTCTAGCAAGGTCTGCAGAAGGGTATGAAAGCGAATTCGCATTAACAAGACACATTGTTGGGACAAAAGGATACATGGCACCGGAATATCTGGATAATGGTGTGGTATCACCAAAGCTTGATGTTTATTCTTTTGGTGTTGTGCTGCTGGAAATGATTAGCGGTAAAGAAGCTGTTTCTGAATCTGCCAAAGACTTGCTCTCATCCAAGACTTTAGACATTCTTGCCAAGGAGAACCCTGGAGAAAAGCTCAAGGACTTGATAGATCCTTCTCTTCATGAGAACTATCCTCTGGATCTTGCTCTTGCTGTTGCCAAGCTGGCAGAGAGCTGCCTACAAAGGAATCCAGATGGTCGGCCAAGCATGGATGATATTGTTCATTCTCTTGCAAgatttctagatgtctccttgaGTTGGGAGATATCAACTGGTAACTCGGAGAGCTATAGCTTTGCATCAACTTCTAGTGAAAAGTCTAACTGGAAAAGAGATAGTTAA